In Exiguobacterium acetylicum, the genomic stretch ATTGGATGGAGAAATGAAGTGGCATGAGACACCATCAACGATGATCGCATTTGATCGAATTCATGGCGAACAGTCCCTTCGTATTTTAGTTAATTTGTCGAATCACTCAATCCAACATCGAATAAAGACAGGCAAGACATTAATAGGTGTAGGGGACTACTGTGAAGAGGAACTCGGTCCTTACGCGGCGGTCCTATGCTATACTTTTTGAAGAAGGAAGTGAAGTGAAATGACAGGAATTAAGGATATTGCAAAGGCAGCAGGCGTCTCGATTTCGACCGTTTCCTACGCGTTGAATGGGAGTACGAAAGTGACGGAAAAAACACGTCAACGTATCATGAAAATCGCGGAAGAGTTGAATTACATCCCGAATGCTGCTGCTAGAACGCTGAAGACTCGCAAGACGCATATCATCGGCGCCTTTCTAGGAGATTATTCAGGATCGTTTTACGGCGAATTATTAAAAGGAATTAATCATGAGTTGTCAGAAACGGGATATGAGCTGATCGTCTGTAATGGTCCGGAATCCCATCGCCTCATGACAGAACGGATCGTCGATGGCGGGATAATTTTAGGTCATCGTTTCACCCAAGAACAAATTCTTGGATTTGCTGATCGGGGACATCCGCTGACGATTCTTGATCGAAACATGGATCATCCGAATATCAGTTGTGTACTACTTGATAATGAGATGGGTATGAGACAAGCGATGCGAACGATAACCGCTACTAAACCACACTGTATTCATCTCGTCGATGGACCGGAAGAAAACCATGATGCTTTCGAACGTCGCGCTGTCGTTCTAGAACAGGCCGACTTAGCGGGTATTGCGGTTCGTAGATGGGAAGGTGGATTTACGAAACGTTCTGGTATCCGTGCTGCAAGTGAAATCCTTGAAGAGTTAAAAGATGGGGATGCTATCGTTTGTTTGAATGATGATATGGCTCTCGGCGTATACGATGTCTTACAAAATACATCATTTCGAATTGGTCTCGATATATCACTGACGGGATTCGATAAGCTCGAGGTTACAAACTATACACAACCGAAAATCGCAAGCGTCAGTTATTCTAAGTTGGATTGGGGCAAGACCGCTGCTCGCGCGTTACTTCAATTGATTGATAAACGAGAGCGAACGAATGCGAAGATTGACTCAAAGTTCATCATCGCAGGATCCGTCCTCCAAAAGAAATAAAAAAATAGGTTGTAAGCGCATACATGTATGCTTATAATGTTTATAGAAACGTTTAACCTGTTGCTTTAAGGAAAAACCTTTGTATAAACATTATTTTTTTGGAAAACAATCGAAACGTTTCGATTAATACGAGATGGAGGAATGGAACCATGAAAAAACTCGGACTAGCACTTGCGGTCAGCGCATTATCGGTATCAACATTAGCAGCTTGTTCATCAGGATCCGGAGAAGATGACAAGACATTAACGGTATGGGCAATGGGTGAAGAAGGAAAGGCATTACCGAAGCTCGTGAAAGAATATGAAAAAGCAAACAAAGGTGTCAAAGTAAAGGTTCAGGCGATACCATGGGATACGGCACATGATAAATTGTTAACGGCGGTCGCTTCGAAGAACGGACCAGATGTAGTTCAAATGGGTACATCTTGGATGCCAGAATTCGTTGAAGCAGGTGCTCTTTCAGACATGAAAAAATATGTAGAGAAATACCCGTCTCTTGCAAAAGATAATTTTTATGAGGGTTCTTATGAAACAGTTGAATTAAAAGATGGTGTTTATGGTGCGCCTTGGTACACAGATACACGAGTCCTTTATTACCGAAAAGATGCATTGGCCGATGTAGGATATAAAAAAGCCCCAGAGACATGGGAAGAACTTGAGGATGCTTCGGCTAAGCTTGCAAAACGTCCAGGTGAGAATATGTATGGGATTACATTGGATACGAACGACCAGATGTTGAACTTCATGTTCGCACGTCAAAATGGATCTGACCTGTTGACGGAAGATAACAAACCGTTATTTAATCAGCCGGAATTCATTGAAAGTGCTGAATATTTAACGAGTTATTTCAAACAAAAGTATGCTCCGATTGATTTAGGGATGGATATCGTACAAGCATTTGGTGCAAAGGATCCGAATGTTCCAATGTTCATTAGTGGACCGTGGATGATCAATCTGATTAATGAACAGATGCCGGGTATTGAATCGAAGTGGGGGACTGCAGTCCTCCCCAAAAAAGAAAATAATATTTCATTCCTAGGTGGAGCGAACCTGAGTATCTTTGAAAGTAGTTCTAAAAAAGATCAAGCAGCGAAATTCATCGCGTATATGAGTGAACCAGAAACACAAACAGCATGGATGGAAATGACAAAGTCGCTCCCTTCAACAAAAGAAGCATGGAAAAACGATACACTTCAAAATGACGAGAAACTGAAGACGTTTGGTGAACAAATGAAAGCTGCTCAACCGATGCCTCTCATCTCATCGTGGGAGAAAGTGTCACAAACCTACTTACAGAGTTTCGAGAAAATGTACCGGGGCGATGCAGCGGTCGACAAAGAAGTGGAAGTTTTCCAAAAGAAAGCAGAAACCATCTTAAAATAAGCGGAGCGGAAGCTTCAAGGAAGGAGTCCTCTGAATGAGACGGTTGCTCAACCATCAGGCGCCTTATCTGTTCATTGCACCGACCATCATTTTACTGTTTCTATTTT encodes the following:
- a CDS encoding LacI family DNA-binding transcriptional regulator; this encodes MTGIKDIAKAAGVSISTVSYALNGSTKVTEKTRQRIMKIAEELNYIPNAAARTLKTRKTHIIGAFLGDYSGSFYGELLKGINHELSETGYELIVCNGPESHRLMTERIVDGGIILGHRFTQEQILGFADRGHPLTILDRNMDHPNISCVLLDNEMGMRQAMRTITATKPHCIHLVDGPEENHDAFERRAVVLEQADLAGIAVRRWEGGFTKRSGIRAASEILEELKDGDAIVCLNDDMALGVYDVLQNTSFRIGLDISLTGFDKLEVTNYTQPKIASVSYSKLDWGKTAARALLQLIDKRERTNAKIDSKFIIAGSVLQKK
- a CDS encoding sugar ABC transporter substrate-binding protein, encoding MKKLGLALAVSALSVSTLAACSSGSGEDDKTLTVWAMGEEGKALPKLVKEYEKANKGVKVKVQAIPWDTAHDKLLTAVASKNGPDVVQMGTSWMPEFVEAGALSDMKKYVEKYPSLAKDNFYEGSYETVELKDGVYGAPWYTDTRVLYYRKDALADVGYKKAPETWEELEDASAKLAKRPGENMYGITLDTNDQMLNFMFARQNGSDLLTEDNKPLFNQPEFIESAEYLTSYFKQKYAPIDLGMDIVQAFGAKDPNVPMFISGPWMINLINEQMPGIESKWGTAVLPKKENNISFLGGANLSIFESSSKKDQAAKFIAYMSEPETQTAWMEMTKSLPSTKEAWKNDTLQNDEKLKTFGEQMKAAQPMPLISSWEKVSQTYLQSFEKMYRGDAAVDKEVEVFQKKAETILK